TACAAACAATCCCTTCCATTTCCAAAGCGTTTGGATAAGTTTCCTTTGACGACTGTCAGACTCACATATCTGTTGCTTCGAATCCTATTGTGTCTCACACTGGGAAACTTCGGATTGCTGGGGGAACAGGCATGGTGGCCCATCATGGGCGGAGCCACCAACCTCGCATTTGCGCAACCCACTTCACCTGCCCCTCTTCTGGATCAAGCAAGATTGGAGCTGAAATCCGAGAATCCTAAAGCCGCCATTACGACTCTGGAGAAGTTGATTGATTCATTCCCTCCTCCAGAAATCCTGGAAGAAGCCTATCTCTTGCAAGCCACCGCCCTGAAACAGGATCACCAGCCGACGGACGCCCTTACGGTTTTAAAGCAACTCCTGGAAGAATTTCCCTTTTCGCGTTCCACGAACCCGGCTCGGGTCTTAATGGCCGAACTCTATATCGAGTTACAGAATTATGAGCCTGCCCTGGATCAATTGTATCAGGCCTTGGATTATGCCACTGATTTAGACCTACGCCGGTCCGTCTTCCAATTGATTCGTCAAACCGAGTTAAACAATCACAACCCGCTGGGCGCGGTAAAAGCCCTGTTAAATGAAATGAGTCTGGTCGACCAGACCGAACGGCTCGAGTTAGAAAGCCTCACTCAAACTCTGATTTTACAACAGTTAGACGAATCCGCGCTCCAGGAACTGGTTGAGAGTTATTCCTCCCGGTATCCAGGTGACATCGCAACCATCCGGCTGATTGAACTGCATACTGCCCACGGGGATGAGGTCCTCGCCGAACGGGATATCCGGGGATTTCTCAAGCGCTTTCCCACCCATCCCTATGCTCAAACGGCAATGGCCCTCCTGCAGTCATTTATCAGCAAGATCAAATTTCATTCGCATATTTTGGCAGCCGCCCTGCCTTTTTCCGGTCCCATGAAAACCTATGGCACGGATTCGTTAAACGGTATTCGACTCGCTCTCGAAATCGCCAAGGAACAATGGGGACTGACCTCGGTTGGGCTGGTCGTAAAAGACACCGCAACCCTCACCGCCCCGTTACGCGTCGAGATGCAACAAATGCTTGATGAATTTCGACCGCTTGCGGTCGTAGGGCCTTTATTGTCTCGTGAGATACAGGGACTCGGCCAACTCCCTGATACCTACACCACACCCTTTATCACCCCTTCATCCACGCTCTTGAATGTGCGGCAGTTTGGATCATTTTGGTTTAGTACCGCCATGACTTCATCCGTTCAGGCCAAGCGACTGGTGGAATATGCCATTCTAAAACTGGGCTACCACCGCTTTGGCATTATTTACCCCCAAACAGCCTATGGACGGGAAATGGCTGATATGTTCGCGAAGGAAGTGTTGCACTCCGGCGGGGAAATTATCGCCTCAGAAGGCTATGCTGACGACCAGACCGATATTGGTGAACAATTACGCCACCTGAAGGAGAAAGATCTGGCCACATACGGCACCACCCAAACTGAAAAAACCCGCACCGGAGAAGATCGCATGGTCTACACACCCGGGTTTGACGCCGTGTTTGTCCCGGGACAGCCCGTCCACTTGGCCCTCATTGCAGCACAATTGGCATTTTATGACATGAATGTGCCGATTTTGGGCGGCAATAGCTGGCATAACTCTGAATTGTTTCGGTGGGCCAAACACGATCTGGACGGCCACATTTTTGTCGATGGATTTTTCCCCAACAGCCCTGACCCTAATATTCAGATGTTTGTTCAGCGGTATCGCAGTCAGTTTCAAAAGGAACCATCCCTCTTTGCCTTCCAGGCCTATGACGCGGCAACGATGGTGATGGAAACCATCCGCCAGGGCGCTCAATCCGGACAAGGGGTCTGGGACCAACTTGTACGACGCTCGGATTTGCCGGCGTTGAGCGGATTTGCCTCTTTTAGTTCCGCCGGCATCCTGAACCGAAGACTCTACCTCCTCCAAGTCAAAAACAAGACCTTCACCCAACTCAACTAGGCCAAATGGATTCCCTTTCCTCTTTCCTCTATAACCTTTCTTTCATGCTGGTTCCACTCATGGCCGCGGTGGTCTTACACGAATGCGCCCATGGATGGGTCGCAAATTTCTTCGGTGACCAGACGGCCAAAAACCTGGGACGACTCACCATCAACCCCCTGCCGCACATCGACCTGTATGGAAGCATCATTGTTCCACTGATGTTGTCTCTGATACCTGGAGGGTTTGTGTTTGGTTGGGCCAAACCCGTTCCAGTCAATCCTGCACAACTCCATAACCCCAGACGAGACATGGCGTTTGTGGCGGCAGCGGGACCACTCATGAATTTGTTTTTAGCCATTGTCAGCAGCCTGCTGCTCGCCCTGTTTCTTTATCTCGACCCCACCCTCCAAGCCAACTGGCCTCCTCAACCGGGTGTTGAACCACGCCGCGATCTTCTCGGCATGATCCTGGTTCCCCTCACGGCCATGGCCTTATCTTCCATGATCATTAATATCGTGTTATTTTCGTTCAATCTTCTACCGGTTCCTCCTTTGGATGGGAGCCGGGTTCTCCGTAGTCTCCTCCCGGTCAGATCCGCGGAAGTCTTAAACCGGTTGGAACCCTATGGGATGTTTCTTATTTTAGGACTCTTGATGCTGAATTCGTATATCCCCATAATCAGCACCTTTATCGGAATGGTGTTTCAGATATTTCAGCGCCTCTTTTTACCTGCTTTCATAACTTAACGAGAACCGGAATACTAACTATGACCACACGAGTACTCAGCGGCATGCAACCGAGCGGGCTCATGCATTTAGGCAATCTTCTTGGGGCGCTGGAAAATTGGAAATCCTTACAAGCTCAATACGAATGTTATTTTTTTGTGGCCGACTGGCATGCCATGTCGACCAATTATGCCGACACCGGCCGGATTAAAGAATTCACTCAGGAATTGTTGATTGATTGGCTGGCAGCCGGCATTGATCCGGAACGGGCTACGGTGTTTGTCCAATCCGGCATTCCCGAACATGCCATTCTCCATTTGCTGTTCTCTATGATTGTGCCAATTCCCTGGTTGGAACGAAATCCGACATATAAGGAAAAGCAGGAGGAGATCAAAGAAAAAGATCTTTCCACCTATGGGTTTTTGGGCTATCCGGTCCTCCAGGCGGCAGACATTCTGTTATACAAACCCGATCTCGTCCCGGTCGGCAAGGATCAGCTTCCCCATTTGGAACTCACACGGGAAATAGGCCGCCGATTCAACAATCTTTATTCGCCGGTATTTCCTGAACCCAAGGAACATCTCACACGGTTTCCCAAAGTCATGGGCACCGACGGACGCAAAATGAGTAAAAGTTACGGTAATACGATCAATCTTTCCGATACTGAGCCGGTCGTTCGACAAAAGCTCAAAACCATGGTGACGGATCCGGCACGCGTCCGCCGGACCGACAAGGGCAATCCTGATGTCTGCCCGGTTTTCGACTTTCACAAAATTTATTCATCATCCAACGTCGTCAAACAGGTTGACCAGGATTGCCGCACCGCTGCCATTGGATGCATCGATTGCAAGCGCCAGGTTGCCGACGCCATGGTGGAACGCTACCAACCTATGTGGGACAAACGGGCCACAATCATTCAACACCCTGAACAGACGCAGGAAATAGTCGAAGAAGGACGAAAACGCGCCTCCCGCGTGGCTCAGGAGACGATGCAGGAAGTGAAAACCGCGATGAAAATTCTCTAGCAACCTCAAATCGCAATCCTCGAGCACCTTCTGAGGAAAAATTCTTCTCCTACCAGAGCGACCGATAATGAGCACAACCTCACGTTCCTCAGTCAAAAGTGAGCACACAGAAACCATGTTCACAGGTATAGCGTGACTTTACAAAGGCTCATGGCTCTCACAATCCATGCAAACGAGGAACTTTCTTGAGCCAGACTCGCGATATTTTCTTGACTTCATGCTATTGTGAAATTACGATCACATACTTATAAAAGATTCCCTTATTTTCATTTAGTTAGGTATATCAAACTATGAGTATCCGCGTTGCCATTAATGGGTTTGGTCGCATAGGAAGAAATTTTTTCCGGACCTGCTTCAATGATCCTGCCATTGAGATTGTGGCCATCAATGACCTGACTGACTCAAAAACCCTGGCCCACCTTTTGACCTATGACTCGATTCATGGAAAATTTCAGGCCGATATTCAACACGGACCGGACTTTCTGACGGTCAATGGGAAACAGATTCAGATCCTGGCCATTAAAGACCCTCAGTCCTTGCCGTGGAAAGAACACCAGATCGATTTCGTCATTGAATCCACTGGGCGTTTTACCGACCGGAAAAGCGCGGGACAACACATTTCAGCCGGCGCCAAACGGGTCCTTATTTCAGCACCTGCCAAAGACCCGGATATCACGATCGTATTAGGCGTGAATGACTCCGACTACAATCCTCAACAACACACCATCATATCCAATGCCTCCTGTACGACCAATTGTCTTGCTCCTGTGGCGAAAGTCCTTTTACAGGAATTCGGCATCAAGCACGGATTTATGACCACCATTCATTCGTATACCAACGATCAACAACTGCTTGATTTGCCTCATAAGGATTTACGACGGGCACGGGCGGCCACCTTATCCATGATTCCGACATCAACCGGGGCGGCCAAAGCGTTGTACCTGGTCATCCCGGAGTTGAAAGGGAAAATCGATGGCATGGCCATTCGAGTGCCGACCCCCAATGTATCGCTCATTGACCTTTCGGTTGAAGTCGAACGCGATTGTGATGCGGTAACGGTGAACGCGGCCTTTCAGCAAGCTGCCCAGGGCTCGTTAAAGGGTTATTTGCAAGTCTCTGAGGCCCCTATTGTTTCAAGTGATCTCAATGGGTGTTCATACTCAGCCACCGTAGACGCACCTCTCACATCCGTCATCAATAAACGACTGGTTAAGGTATTTGCCTGGTATGACAATGAATGGGGATATTCGTGCCGCTTACACGATCTGATCAATGTTCTCGCTCAACACCGTTAAATATCGCATCACCGCAGTGTTATCCGGCTTTCCCCCGCCAACCACCGGCATCGGAAGGGAAAGGAAGGCATGAAGCATTTAAAAAAACAAACCATTGATCAGCTTGACCTCCGCAACAAACGCGTACTGATTCGCGTGGATTTTAACGTTCCCCTCGATGACTCCTGCCAGATCACGGACGATTCAAGGATACGGGCCGCCCTTCCCACCATCAACCGTGCTGTAGATGAAAACGCTGTCGTGATTCTCTGTTCCCACCTGGGACGCCCGGATGGGACCATCAACCAGGCCCTCAGCCTGGCTCCCGTAGCCAAGCGACTCCAGCGACTATTAAATAAACCGGTTGAATTTGTTGCCGATTGCATTGGGCCGGCCGTTGAAGCTGTCGTGAATAAAGCCAAACCGGGCGACGTGGTGGTATTAGAAAACCTGCGCTTTCATCCGGAAGAAGAAAAAAACGACGACCAGTTCTCGTCACAATTGGCCTCCTTGGCAGATGTGTACATCAATGACGCATTTGGAACCGCTCACCGGTCTCATGCCTCCACTGTCGGCATCACCAAATATGTGAAGGTATCTGCGGCAGGATTTCTCATGAAACGGGAAGTCGAAGCCCTGGAAGGCACAGTGGAGAACCCCGTTCGTCCGTTTGTGGCCATTTTGGGAGGGGCCAAAGTTTCGGGAAAAATCGGGGTCATTGAAAATCTTGGCAAGGTGGTCGATAAAGTCATCATCGGTGGGGGCATGGCCTTTACGTTTATTAAGGCCATGGGATTGGAAATCGGCCAGTCTCTCGTCGAAAAAGACATGCTGGACTTTGCCAAGCGCATTCACGAACAGGCGATGGCTCAAAAAATCAAATTCTATCTTCCGGTCGATTGTGTTGTCGCCGCCAGTCTCGACCCTGAAGCGGAAACAAAAATTGTCCCGGTGCAGGAAATCCCCGCGGG
The Nitrospiraceae bacterium DNA segment above includes these coding regions:
- a CDS encoding penicillin-binding protein activator, translating into MTTVRLTYLLLRILLCLTLGNFGLLGEQAWWPIMGGATNLAFAQPTSPAPLLDQARLELKSENPKAAITTLEKLIDSFPPPEILEEAYLLQATALKQDHQPTDALTVLKQLLEEFPFSRSTNPARVLMAELYIELQNYEPALDQLYQALDYATDLDLRRSVFQLIRQTELNNHNPLGAVKALLNEMSLVDQTERLELESLTQTLILQQLDESALQELVESYSSRYPGDIATIRLIELHTAHGDEVLAERDIRGFLKRFPTHPYAQTAMALLQSFISKIKFHSHILAAALPFSGPMKTYGTDSLNGIRLALEIAKEQWGLTSVGLVVKDTATLTAPLRVEMQQMLDEFRPLAVVGPLLSREIQGLGQLPDTYTTPFITPSSTLLNVRQFGSFWFSTAMTSSVQAKRLVEYAILKLGYHRFGIIYPQTAYGREMADMFAKEVLHSGGEIIASEGYADDQTDIGEQLRHLKEKDLATYGTTQTEKTRTGEDRMVYTPGFDAVFVPGQPVHLALIAAQLAFYDMNVPILGGNSWHNSELFRWAKHDLDGHIFVDGFFPNSPDPNIQMFVQRYRSQFQKEPSLFAFQAYDAATMVMETIRQGAQSGQGVWDQLVRRSDLPALSGFASFSSAGILNRRLYLLQVKNKTFTQLN
- a CDS encoding site-2 protease family protein encodes the protein MDSLSSFLYNLSFMLVPLMAAVVLHECAHGWVANFFGDQTAKNLGRLTINPLPHIDLYGSIIVPLMLSLIPGGFVFGWAKPVPVNPAQLHNPRRDMAFVAAAGPLMNLFLAIVSSLLLALFLYLDPTLQANWPPQPGVEPRRDLLGMILVPLTAMALSSMIINIVLFSFNLLPVPPLDGSRVLRSLLPVRSAEVLNRLEPYGMFLILGLLMLNSYIPIISTFIGMVFQIFQRLFLPAFIT
- the trpS gene encoding tryptophan--tRNA ligase, whose translation is MTTRVLSGMQPSGLMHLGNLLGALENWKSLQAQYECYFFVADWHAMSTNYADTGRIKEFTQELLIDWLAAGIDPERATVFVQSGIPEHAILHLLFSMIVPIPWLERNPTYKEKQEEIKEKDLSTYGFLGYPVLQAADILLYKPDLVPVGKDQLPHLELTREIGRRFNNLYSPVFPEPKEHLTRFPKVMGTDGRKMSKSYGNTINLSDTEPVVRQKLKTMVTDPARVRRTDKGNPDVCPVFDFHKIYSSSNVVKQVDQDCRTAAIGCIDCKRQVADAMVERYQPMWDKRATIIQHPEQTQEIVEEGRKRASRVAQETMQEVKTAMKIL
- the gap gene encoding type I glyceraldehyde-3-phosphate dehydrogenase; protein product: MSIRVAINGFGRIGRNFFRTCFNDPAIEIVAINDLTDSKTLAHLLTYDSIHGKFQADIQHGPDFLTVNGKQIQILAIKDPQSLPWKEHQIDFVIESTGRFTDRKSAGQHISAGAKRVLISAPAKDPDITIVLGVNDSDYNPQQHTIISNASCTTNCLAPVAKVLLQEFGIKHGFMTTIHSYTNDQQLLDLPHKDLRRARAATLSMIPTSTGAAKALYLVIPELKGKIDGMAIRVPTPNVSLIDLSVEVERDCDAVTVNAAFQQAAQGSLKGYLQVSEAPIVSSDLNGCSYSATVDAPLTSVINKRLVKVFAWYDNEWGYSCRLHDLINVLAQHR
- a CDS encoding phosphoglycerate kinase, which gives rise to MKHLKKQTIDQLDLRNKRVLIRVDFNVPLDDSCQITDDSRIRAALPTINRAVDENAVVILCSHLGRPDGTINQALSLAPVAKRLQRLLNKPVEFVADCIGPAVEAVVNKAKPGDVVVLENLRFHPEEEKNDDQFSSQLASLADVYINDAFGTAHRSHASTVGITKYVKVSAAGFLMKREVEALEGTVENPVRPFVAILGGAKVSGKIGVIENLGKVVDKVIIGGGMAFTFIKAMGLEIGQSLVEKDMLDFAKRIHEQAMAQKIKFYLPVDCVVAASLDPEAETKIVPVQEIPAGWYGMDIGPASVRLFSEAVQNAKTILWNGPMGVFERDAFSRGTYAMAHAVANAYAKTIVGGGDTALAVYRAGESESMSFISTGGGAALQLLEGKHMPGLAALPDRL